A segment of the Streptomyces sp. NBC_00376 genome:
GCCGCGACCGCGGCCGTACGCCTGCCCCACGACTTCCTGACCGAACGGCTCGCGGGCACCGCCGCCACCGACCCCGGCGACGCCTCGGGCACCGGCTGGTACTCCACCGCGACCGGCGTCTACGACCCCGTACTCCTCGAACTCCTTGGCCTGGACGCCGCGTTGCTCCCCGAAGTGGCCCCGACCGGGGCGACCCGTGTCGGTTCGCTGACCGCCGGGGCGGCCGACGCTCTCGGTCTGCCCGCCACGACCGCCGTCGCCGCGGGCACCGGGGACAACATGAGCGCCGCCGTCGGCCTCGGGCTGGGCGGCGCCGGACTGCTGGACCACCCCGTCCTCAGCCTCGGCACCTCGGGAACGGTCTTCGCGGCGTCCCGGACCCGGCCCGCATCCTCGGCGCTCTCCGGCTTCGCCGCGACGGACGGCACGTACCTCCCGCTGGCCTGCACCCTCAACTGCACGCTCGCCGTGGACAAGGTCGCCGCGCTGCTCGGCCTGGACCGCGACGACGCCTCCCCCGGCGGCGAGGCGGTGCTCCTCCCCTACCTGGACGGCGAACGCACCCCCGATCTGCCCACCGCCGCCGGTCTGCTCACCGGGCTCCGGCACGACACCACGCCCCGTCAGCTCCTCGGCGCCGCCTACGAGGGCGCCGTGGTCACCGTGGTGCGCGCCCTCGACGAGCTGCTGCGGTCCTGCGGTCTCGACCCGTCCGACCCCGAGGTGGCCGCCCGCCCACTGCGGCTGATCGGCGGCGGCGCCCGGGGACGGGCCTGGGTGGAGACGGTACGGCGGCTCTCCGGGCGTCCCGTGATCGTGCCCGGGAGCGACGAGCATGTGGCTCTGGGCGCCGCCGCACTGGCGGCGGCCGCGGCCACCGGCGCCGACCCGGTCGCCATCGCCGCCGGCTGGGGTACCGGCGAGGATGTCCGACTGCCGTCCGTCCAGCGGGACTCGGCCACCTGGGAGCGGGTCGGTTCGGTGCTGGAGCGGGCCTCGGGGCCGTTGCTCGGCGGTTTCTGACGGTTCCCCGGCGGTCCTGGGACCGGTTTGGGTAAGCACGGCGATCTTCACTAGTATCCGGCGATGATCATAAGAAAAAGGCTGACGGCCGGGGTGGGCATCCTGCTCGCCACCCTGACCGCCGGGCTCGGCACGGCACTCCCCGCCGCCGCCGACGAAGCCCCCGCCAAAGCTTCCCCCAAGGTCGAGCTGGTGCTCGACGTCAGCGGCTCCATGCGGACCCGTGACATCGACGGCCAGTCCCGGATGACAGCCGCCAAGCAGGCGTTCAACGAGGTTCTGGACGCGGTGCCCGAGCAGGTGGAGCTCGGTATCCGGACGCTCGGCGCCGACTACCCGGGCGACGACCGCAAGGTCGGCTGCAAGGACACCAAGCAGCTCTATCCGGTCGGCCCGCTGGACCGCACCGAGGCGAAGACCGCGGTCGCCACCCTGGCCCCCACCGGCTGGACCCCGATCGGCCCGGCCCTGCTGGGCGCCGCCGACGACCTCGAAGGCGGCGACTCCACCCGCCGGATCGTACTGATCAGTGACGGTGAGGACACCTGCGGCCCGCTCGACCCGTGCGAGGTCGCACGTGACATCGCCGCCCGCGGCATCCACCTCGTCATCGACACCCTGGGCCTGGTGCCCAACGCGAAGATCCGCGAACAGCTGACCTGCATCGCCGAGGCCACCGGCGGAACGTACACCGCGGTCCAGCACACCGATGAACTCTCCGGCCGCGTCAAGCAGTTGGTCGACCGGGCCGCCGAGCCCGTCGTCACCCCGGTGGCGACCGAGGGTGCGGACAGCTGCTCCTCGGCTCCGAAGCTGGAGGCCGGCCTCTACACCGACCGCGAGAAGTTCGGCCAGCACCGCTGGTACCGGGTCGACGTGCTGCCCGGCCAGGAACTGCGGGCCTCGGTCAGCGTCTTCGCCGATCGCGCCGTGAACAACGACTACGGCGTGCTGATGCGCGCACTGACCGTGCACGGCCGCGAGATCGTACGGGGCTCGGAGTCGGGCACCGGCCGTACGGACGCGATCTCCTCCGGCCTGCGCTACCCGAAGCCCGATGTGGACGGCTCGGACAGCGACAAGCCGGCCGCCGAGACCGTGTGCCTCCAGGTCAGCAACTCCTTCTCGGCGCCCGCCTCGGTGAAGACCTCGCCCGGTATGCCGGTCGAGCTGACCGTGGACCTGGTGGACGCCCCGGACGACGCCGCCGACGCCGCCGCGTTCGGCCTCGGCCGCGGCTGGTGGCTGCTGGGTGTCCTGGTGCTCACCGGGCTGGTCGCGGGCCTGGTCTTCGGCTGGATCTCGCGCTGGCGCGTCGCTGTCTGGAGGACCAACTGATGATGCGTAGGACACGTGCACTGGCGGGCGTGCTGCTCGCCGGGATCGCCCTGCTGACGTCGGCGGGCGCCGCGGTGGCCGACGACCCGTCGGCGAGCCCGAGCCCGAGCGCCTCGGAGGACGGCTCCGGCCCCACCGAGGCCGGCACCACCTTCCGTACGGCGACGGCGATCAAGCCGGACCAGCTCGCCACCGCCGGGGCGTCCACGGGTGACTACCTGTACTGGGTGTTCCCCGCCGACGCGGGCCAGCGGGCCACCGTCAAGGCGAAGATCACCCTGCCCGAGAGCGCCACCCGGCACGGCGCGTCGACCTGGCAGGTCGACGTGTACGACGGGCTGCGGCGCCGCCAGGCCTGCATGTACGGCCGCCAGACCGGCAAGGCCGCGGCCGACGCGTCGGCGGTCGAGCTGACCTGCGTACTGCGGACCGTCCGCGCCTGGTCCGAGCCGTGGGCCGACGACCCGCTGCCGGGCAGCTACTACGTACGCCTCACGGTCGTCGATCTGCCGTCGGCTGACCTGGGCCTGCCGGTGAAGACCGAGATCGAGGTCACGGCCGCCGACAAGGGCGGCGCGGGCGATGTGGACGGCACGCTCGCCGAGCCGCTGGTCCCCGGTGTGTCCTCCGTCGCGCAGGCCTCGGACGACTCGGCCGACGGCGACGACAGCTCGTCCGACGCCCCGCTCGCCAGTGCGCCGGAGGACGGCTGGGCGTCGGGCTGGTGGACCGACCGCTGGCTGTGGACGGTGGGCGGCGGAGTGCTCGGTGCGCTCGCGGCCGTGTTCGGCTACCGCCTCACGCGCGGCAGCGGCCGCCCGTCCCGGGTCCCGCCGGGCGTCTGACCGCGCAGCGCGGCCCGGGCTCCGTACAGGTGCCCGGCACATCGCCGGCCCGGCCCGCTCCCGGGCCGGGCCGGCGGTGGCTGACAGCGACTACCCTCGACAACTCACGTACCGCACAAGGCCGATGACAGGTTCCAGGGCGTGCGGTACCGCTGAAGTCAGGTCGCCGCGCACCGAATCGGGTGCGCCACAAGGGAGCGGAGACATTCATGTCCACGGAGACCGGCCCGGCCATCGACGCCGAGCCGCGGAGCCACCGGATCGTGCCGGGCCCGAAGGGGCTGCCGTTCATCGGGAATCTGCCGCAGTTCGGAAAGAACCCCCTCGCCTTCTTCGAGCGGCTGCGCTCCCACGGGGACATGGTGGGCTGGCGATTCGGCCCCAACTCCTGTGTGTACATAGCGGATCCGGACTGCATAGGTGAGCTGCTCACCGAGACGGAACGCTCCTTCGACCAGCCGGCCCTGGGCATCGCCTTCCGGACCGTGATGGGCAACGGCGTGGTGGTCGCCCGCGGCACGGACTGGCGGCGGAAGCGGTCGCTGGTGCAGCCCTCCGTACGGCCCAAGCAGGTGCGGTCGTACGCGGCGACGATGGCGAGCAGCACGGTGGAGCTGGCGGACACCTGGTCGGGCGGTGAACGCATCGATATCAAGCGGGAGATGGCGGCGCTGACCCAACGGATCGCCGTGCGCACGATCTTCGGCGTCGACACGGCGGCCGACGCCGAGGCGATGGGCCGGGCGATGGATGTGGCGCAGCAGGAGATCGGCAAGGAGTTCGCCGGTATCGGCGCGTTGCTGCCGGACTGGGTGCCGACCCCCGGCAGAGCCAGGATCAAGAAGGCCGCGACGGTCATCGACGCCGAGGTGGGCCGGGTCGTCGCCCGTCACCGCGACGGCGGGGACGAGCGCCCCGATCTGCTGAGCCGGCTGCTGACGGCGGTCGACGAGACGGGTGAGCGCCTCACCGATCAGGAGATCCGCGACGAGACGGTCACGCTGTACATCGGCGGGCACGAGACGACCAGTTCCACTCTGGTGTGGGCCTGGTATCTGCTGGCCCGCAACCCGCGGGTGCGTGCCGCGCTCGCCGAGGAACTGGACCGGGTGCTCGGCGACCGGGAACCGGAGTTCGACGACTACGCGCGGCTGACGTACACCCAGTCCGTGGTCAAGGAGACACTGCGCCTCTACCCGACGATCTGGCTGGTCACCGGTGTCGCCAAGGCCGGAGCGCAGATCGGCGGTGTGCCGATGCCGGAGGGCACCCGGGTGTGGACCAGCCAGTGGGCGACCCAGCGCGACGCACGGTGGTTCCCCGAGCCGGAGGAGTTCCGCCCCGAGCGCTGGGACCCTGAGGAGGGCGACAGCATCGCGGAGTACGCCTGGTTCCCGTTCGGCGGCGGCCCCCGGGTCTGCCTGGGCGCCCGGTTCGCGATGGTCGAGTCCGTGCTGATCCTGGCCGTGCTGGCCCGCCGCTTCGAGCTGGACGTGGACCCGGGTGTCATCGAGCCGGTCCCTTCGCTCACGCTGCAACCGGACCGGGAAGTGATGGCGACGGTCCGGACCCGCTGACGTCGCGCGGGGCGGGCCCGGTGGCCGCGCCGGTCCCTTGCGGGACCGCCCCCGCACCGGACACACCGAACCGATATGTCCGATCTGTCGCGGAGATCAGGTCATGCGGTTCACACTGTCCATGTCGGCCGCACCGGCCGGCGGGCCGTCCGGCCGTACCCGCAGGCTGTCGATCCAACGGGAGAAACACCATGCGTCTGCGCCCCGCCCTCACCGCCGCACTCGCCGTCGCGGCCACCCTGCCACTGACCGGCACCACGGCGTCGGCGACGACCGACGCCGCGAGCCGCCCGGCGACCTGCCAGGAGAAGGCCCTCACGGTGCACGCCGCACCCGGCGGACAGCGGAACACGGCCCGGATCAGCGTCGTCAACAACGGCGGCCGGTCCTGCGCGGTGGACCGGATCCCCACGATCACCTTCCGGGGCCTCGACGGCTCCGCCGAAGTCGTCCCGCCCGCCGGCAGCGGCCCCTACGAGCTGTCCCCGGGCGAGCGGGCGTACGCCGCCGTACGGACCGCCGACCCGGCGGCCACCGAGGGCCACGTCGTCGGCAGCCTCTCCGTGGCCGCGGACCCCTCCCACCTTGGCGTCACCTTCGGCGCGGCCACCGTCGGCATGCCGGAGGGCGTCCATGTGTGGGTGCCGGTGACCACCGTCTGGCAGCACTCGCGCGCGGCGGCGGACAGCGCCCTGGCGGACGCGCCGGGGTGAGCGGGGCACACCGAGGCGAAGGGCGCGCCGGGGTGAGCGGCGGCTACAGACCGTAGCCGGTACCGCCGACGGTCCACCGCGGGTCGGGGGCCGTTGTGACGTCGGCGCTCGGCCCCGGCAGTGAAGCGGACGGACGGCATCGGGTGGCACCCGGAACGCCGGCCGGAGCACCGGCCAAGCGTTGACATGCACCGGTCGTACGGTGAATTCTGATGCTCGAATCTCCAGAGTTCCAATCACGACTGCGCAGGTGTCACCTATTTCGCTGTTCGGTACGAACGGAGAACACTCCTTGCGGATACTCAAGAACCGTCCCGGCCAAGCGGCCTTCGGCACGCTGTCGGTGATCGTCCTCGCACTCACCGCCCTGACCGGCCCGGCCCCGCAGGCCCATGCCGCGGCCACACCCTCGGGCACCCTGGACAGCGCGACGAAGACCGTTACGTGGCAGAGCCCGGTGTACGCCAAGGGAACCGTCGACTCGCCCAGCAAGTGCGGCACGGCCGCCGAAGACCCCGAGAATGCGGTCTGTGCCCGGTTCGACCTGACCGTCGACCCGCCCGAGGGCCAGTGGGACGACAACCCCGAGGGCGGCGTCCCCGTCTCCATCCAATGGGAGACGCCCACGGACGACTTCGACATGTACATCTACGACTCGGCCAACAAGCAGGTGGCTTCCAGCGCCGGCACCGCCGACCCCGAGTCCGCGGTCATACCGAAGGCTTCCGGGACTTACCACGTGGTGGTCGTCCCCTACGACGTGCACAACAATTCCTTCAGCGGAAAGGCATATCTGCCCGAGGCCACCGATGCCGGGAACCTCACCGGTCTCAGCGGCTCGCACGGCAGGTACGAGATCGAGGCAGGTGCTCTCAAGGCCCGCGCCGAGTTCTTCACCGACGACACGCTGCGGCTCCAGGCATCCCCGGACGGCGTGCTCGCCGACCCGAAGGACAGCCACATGATCCGGCAGCAGCCCACCGCGCAACCGCACACCAAGTCCTTCGACGCGGGCACCTATTACGGCATCCGTTCCAAGGGCGTGGTGCTTCGCGTGTACAAGAAGCCGCTGCGTTTCGGCCTCTACAAGGCCGACAACCGCACGGCCATCTGGCAGGAGGCCGATCCGCTGCGCTGGACCGGCGGTGGCATGCGGCAGAGCCTGAAGCGCGGCGCCGACGAGCAGTTCTTCGGTGGCGGCGAGCAGAACGGCAGCTTCTCCCACCGCGGCCGGCTCATGAACGTCGGCAACAACACCAATTGGAACGAGGGCGGTTACAACAACTCCCAGCCGTTCTACATCTCCACGGCCGGTTACGGCGTGTTCCGCAACACCATGACGCCGGGCATCTACGACTTCGACTCCCCGGTGCGGACCGGTCAGCAGGAACGGCGCCTGGACGCCTACTACTTCACCGGTGACACCAAGTCGGTCATCGGCAAGTACACCTCCCTGGTGGGCAAGCCGTTCATGCCCCCGGTGTACGGGCTGGAGCCCGGATCCGCCGACTGCTACCTCCACAACGCCAA
Coding sequences within it:
- the xylB gene encoding xylulokinase, with protein sequence MPPRTVVIGVDSSTQSTKAAFVDATSGRLLAVGRAPHVVHGAAGARESDPEVWWRALRDAVAAGLKESGAAASAVTGIAVAGQQHGLVVLDGSGRPLRRAMLWNDTRSAPQAAALTAALGGPDAWTARTGSVPVAAVTASKWRWLRENEPDIAAATAAVRLPHDFLTERLAGTAATDPGDASGTGWYSTATGVYDPVLLELLGLDAALLPEVAPTGATRVGSLTAGAADALGLPATTAVAAGTGDNMSAAVGLGLGGAGLLDHPVLSLGTSGTVFAASRTRPASSALSGFAATDGTYLPLACTLNCTLAVDKVAALLGLDRDDASPGGEAVLLPYLDGERTPDLPTAAGLLTGLRHDTTPRQLLGAAYEGAVVTVVRALDELLRSCGLDPSDPEVAARPLRLIGGGARGRAWVETVRRLSGRPVIVPGSDEHVALGAAALAAAAATGADPVAIAAGWGTGEDVRLPSVQRDSATWERVGSVLERASGPLLGGF
- a CDS encoding VWA domain-containing protein; amino-acid sequence: MIIRKRLTAGVGILLATLTAGLGTALPAAADEAPAKASPKVELVLDVSGSMRTRDIDGQSRMTAAKQAFNEVLDAVPEQVELGIRTLGADYPGDDRKVGCKDTKQLYPVGPLDRTEAKTAVATLAPTGWTPIGPALLGAADDLEGGDSTRRIVLISDGEDTCGPLDPCEVARDIAARGIHLVIDTLGLVPNAKIREQLTCIAEATGGTYTAVQHTDELSGRVKQLVDRAAEPVVTPVATEGADSCSSAPKLEAGLYTDREKFGQHRWYRVDVLPGQELRASVSVFADRAVNNDYGVLMRALTVHGREIVRGSESGTGRTDAISSGLRYPKPDVDGSDSDKPAAETVCLQVSNSFSAPASVKTSPGMPVELTVDLVDAPDDAADAAAFGLGRGWWLLGVLVLTGLVAGLVFGWISRWRVAVWRTN
- a CDS encoding cytochrome P450 — its product is MSTETGPAIDAEPRSHRIVPGPKGLPFIGNLPQFGKNPLAFFERLRSHGDMVGWRFGPNSCVYIADPDCIGELLTETERSFDQPALGIAFRTVMGNGVVVARGTDWRRKRSLVQPSVRPKQVRSYAATMASSTVELADTWSGGERIDIKREMAALTQRIAVRTIFGVDTAADAEAMGRAMDVAQQEIGKEFAGIGALLPDWVPTPGRARIKKAATVIDAEVGRVVARHRDGGDERPDLLSRLLTAVDETGERLTDQEIRDETVTLYIGGHETTSSTLVWAWYLLARNPRVRAALAEELDRVLGDREPEFDDYARLTYTQSVVKETLRLYPTIWLVTGVAKAGAQIGGVPMPEGTRVWTSQWATQRDARWFPEPEEFRPERWDPEEGDSIAEYAWFPFGGGPRVCLGARFAMVESVLILAVLARRFELDVDPGVIEPVPSLTLQPDREVMATVRTR
- a CDS encoding DUF4232 domain-containing protein, which codes for MRLRPALTAALAVAATLPLTGTTASATTDAASRPATCQEKALTVHAAPGGQRNTARISVVNNGGRSCAVDRIPTITFRGLDGSAEVVPPAGSGPYELSPGERAYAAVRTADPAATEGHVVGSLSVAADPSHLGVTFGAATVGMPEGVHVWVPVTTVWQHSRAAADSALADAPG